A DNA window from Eremothecium cymbalariae DBVPG#7215 chromosome 3, complete sequence contains the following coding sequences:
- the INO80 gene encoding chromatin-remodeling ATPase INO80 (similar to Ashbya gossypii AGR379W) — translation MSLDALLNKDELTSMADGGGMDGVCSSLVGSRERFMSSMNERFNGLCHKDRREQQYQDWKYLSYQEFELVNEWSAQSRDLTINQCDQLISNIKSAQDEWMDYEVFLSGRSTVLGELEEKRQKEMEAQEERQRDRDHLDRQQDKQERQQQQQQQQQHPQSTKIRQERQRSAATANKRSAKRSGGSGNSVAFSGSKAKAETSVANRNHQQVGHGGSAATELNGAVKELYQGKSHNRGKGDEEPRTIESLKQGDEDREDKDEDEDEDEDEDEEDDEEEEEDDVDELDELEEIQLMDDDNDRDFSPESGRSKSSVKFNSKIDVNSDVNLIQKELIKMAQKHRNAKAKKRKFTSCIVQKYDADHSKLEVKVTLKQLHIKRLKRLINEAKRKRAAEEAVVANEQQAGSSKKRKTGQKSKSNTSGNAASSNETNSAESPAIGANTKVNGDANSSDSQVPVVPDINPTTGLPTYGMKMTAKEARAIQRHYDTTYITVWKDMARKDSAKLSRLVQQIQSIRSANFKKTSSLVAREARKWQSRNFRQVKDFQTRARRGVREMSSFWKKNEREERELKKKAEREAIEQAKKEEEERESKRQARKLNFLLTQTELYSHFIGSKIKTNELEGSMADPSLSMFTAGIDLSNTDPTKTEVHQIDFYNEDDEELRRKAAQNASNALKETQAKAKAFSDPSDEAEELNFQNPTSLGEITIDQPKMLGCTLKEYQLKGLNWLANLYDQGINGILADEMGLGKTVQSISVLAHLAERYNIWGPFIVVTPASTLHNWVSEIQKFVPDFKILPYWGNGNDRKVLRKFWDRKHLRYDRDAPFHVMITSYQMVVSDAAYLQKMKWQYMILDEAQAIKSSQSSRWKNLLSFHCRNRLLLTGTPIQNSMQELWALLHFIMPSLFDSHDEFNDWFSKDIESHAQSNTQLNQQQLRRLHMILKPFMLRRIKKNVQSELGDKIEIDVMCDLTHRQAKLYQVLKSQVSSNYDAIENAASSISGDDSGNYPATSDSKIMNTVMEFRKVCNHPDLFERADVSSPFSFTNFGQTGSIIREGDVVDVQYSSKNPVTFNLPRLIYDDLILPNYKHDIDVRAKILYHSMNIFHPTNSPGLCSTLSKVTGYDPDSFMHLSNLEIVKRAIHLSSNCANKKDIIPIVYDKEDFNMNLFEKSLLVTNEVDYLRNLSCTTRNGVLESLLNIKDKVYDEQYMNVLRPAYRPSVAAPPINIHVMGSRNFMIRRDHELFEPEICQSLSIVPPITQNSLVQRNKEMLFTELPKSELYPSPLNKSFSSYISMPSMDRFITESAKLKKLDELLVQLKEGDHRVLIYFQMTRMMDLMEEYLTYRQYNHIRLDGSSKLEDRRDLVHDWQTKSDIFIFLLSTRAGGLGINLTSADTVIFYDSDWNPTIDSQAMDRAHRLGQTKQVTVYRLLIRGTIEERMRDRAKQKEHVQQVVMEGKTKENNVQTVLASGSSIDPLPTPPAIEVVSDTTV, via the coding sequence ATGTCGTTGGATGCATTATTGAACAAGGACGAGTTGACGTCGATGGCTGATGGCGGGGGGATGGACGGTGTTTGTTCTTCGTTGGTGGGGAGCAGAGAACGCTTTATGAGTTCTATGAACGAGCGATTCAATGGTCTTTGTCACAAGGATAGGCGGGAACAGCAGTATCAGGACTGGAAGTATCTCAGTTATCAAGAGTTTGAGCTTGTTAACGAGTGGAGTGCCCAGAGTCGTGATTTGACTATCAACCAGTGTGATCAATTAATTTCGAATATCAAATCTGCACAAGATGAGTGGATGGACTACGAGGTGTTTTTGAGTGGGAGGTCTACGGTTTTGGGCGAATTGGAGGAGAAGAGACAGAAGGAGATGGAGGCTCAGGAAGAGCGGCAGCGAGACAGAGACCATCTTGACAGGCAGCAGGACAAGCAAGAgagacagcagcagcagcagcagcagcagcagcatccGCAGTCGACAAAGATCAGACAGGAAAGGCAGAGGTCCGCGGCGACTGCAAATAAGCGATCTGCCAAAAGAAGTGGAGGGAGCGGTAATTCTGTTGCGTTTAGCGGGTCCAAAGCGAAGGCCGAAACCTCTGTGGCAAACCGGAATCATCAGCAGGTTGGACACGGTGGCAGCGCCGCTACAGAACTCAATGGCGCCGTCAAAGAACTTTATCAAGGCAAATCCCATAATAGAGGAAAAGGAGATGAGGAACCGCGTACCATCGAGAGTTTAAAACAGGGCGATGAAGATAGAGAGGATAAAGACGAGGACGAGGACGAggacgaagatgaagatgaagaggatgacgaagaggaagaggaagatgatgtAGATGAATTGGACGAACTGGAAGAAATCCAGTTGatggatgatgataacgATAGAGACTTTTCTCCTGAAAGTGGTCGCTCTAAAAGTTCTGTCAAGTTTAACAGCAAGATTGACGTCAATTCTGACGTTAATCTGatccaaaaagaattgaTCAAGATGGCTCAGAAGCATAGGAATGCCAAGGCTAAAAAGAGAAAGTTCACTAGTTGCATTGTCCAGAAGTATGATGCTGATCACAGTAAACTAGAAGTCAAAGTAACTTTAAAGCAATTACATATAAAACGTTTGAAGCGGCTGATCAACGAAGCTAAACGAAAGCGTGCTGCTGAAGAAGCTGTAGTTGCCAACGAACAACAAGCTGGTTCGTCAAAGAAACGGAAGACCGgacaaaaatcaaaatcaaacacCAGTGGCAATGCTGCTTCCTCTAACGAGACGAATTCGGCAGAGTCCCCGGCCATTGGGGCTAATACAAAGGTTAATGGTGATGCAAACTCTTCCGATAGCCAGGTACCTGTTGTTCCTGATATAAACCCAACTACCGGGTTGCCTACTTATGGTATGAAGATGACCGCAAAGGAGGCAAGGGCAATTCAGAGACATTATGATACTACATATATTACTGTGTGGAAAGATATGGCTCGTAAGGATTCTGCAAAATTGTCTAGATTAGTTCAACAAATTCAGTCTATTAGATCTGcaaactttaaaaagaCTTCTTCATTAGTCGCCAGAGAGGCAAGAAAATGGCAAAGCAGAAATTTTAGACAAGTCAAAGATTTCCAAACAAGAGCACGTAGAGGAGTGAGAGAAATGTCAAGCTTCTGGAAGAAGAACGAGCGTGAAGAGCGggaattgaagaagaaagcagAGAGAGAGGCTATCGAACAAGCgaagaaggaagaagaggaaagAGAATCTAAGAGACAAGCAAGAAAATTGAATTTCTTACTTACCCAAACTGAATTGTACTCACATTTCATTGGTAGCAAAATCAAGACAAATGAACTGGAAGGCAGTATGGCTGATCCTTCCTTGTCTATGTTCACTGCTGGTATAGATTTAAGCAATACTGATCCAACCAAAACGGAAGTGCATCAAATTGATTTTtataatgaagatgacgaagaaTTACGTCGTAAAGCAGCACAAAATGCTTCTAATGCTTTGAAAGAAACACAAGCCAAAGCTAAGGCTTTTAGCGATCCATCTGATGAGGCTGAAGAATTAAACTTTCAAAATCCGACATCTTTGGGTGAAATTACCATTGATCAGCCTAAGATGCTAGGCTGTACCTTGAAGGAATACCAACTAAAAGGTTTGAATTGGTTAGCAAACTTGTATGATCAGGGTATAAATGGTATTTTGGCTGATGAAATGGGTTTGGGTAAAACCGTGCAGTCAATTTCAGTGTTAGCTCATTTGGCAGAACGTTATAATATATGGGGCCCATTTATAGTCGTAACACCTGCTTCCACATTACACAATTGGGTTAGcgaaatacaaaaatttgttccagatttcaaaattttgcCTTACTGGGGTAATGGTAATGACCGTAAAGTATTAAGGAAGTTTTGGGATCGAAAACATTTGAGGTACGACCGAGATGCTCCCTTCCATGTAATGATAACTTCTTATCAAATGGTTGTTTCAGATGCTGCGTATCTACAAAAAATGAAGTGGCAATATATGATTCTAGATGAGGCGCAAGCGATTAAATCTTCCCAGTCTTCACGTTGGAAGAATTTATTGAGTTTTCATTGTCGTAACCGACTGTTATTAACCGGTACTCCAATACAAAATAGCATGCAAGAGTTATGGGCGTTGTTACACTTTATAATGCCTTCTTTATTCGATTCTCATGATGAATTTAACGACTGGTTTTCTAAAGATATAGAATCACACGCTCAGTCTAATACGCAATTAAACCAACAACAGTTACGTCGTTTGCACATGATTTTGAAGCCATTTATGTTGAGGCGTATCAAGAAGAACGTTCAATCTGAATTAGGTgacaaaattgaaattgatGTCATGTGTGACCTGACTCATAGACAAGCAAAGTTGTATCAGGTTCTAAAGTCCCAGGTTTCTTCTAACTACGATGCTATCGAAAACGCGGCAAGCAGTATCAGTGGTGATGATTCGGGCAACTATCCTGCAACATCAGACTCTAAAATCATGAATACAGTTATGGAATTTAGAAAGGTTTGTAATCATCCAGACTTATTTGAACGTGCAGATGTGAGTTCACCGTTTTCCTTTACTAATTTTGGTCAAACTGGGTCTATAATAAGGGAAGGCGATGTTGTGGATGTTCAGtattcttccaaaaatcCTGTGACCTTTAATCTACCAAGATTGATCTATGATGATCTAATTTTGCCAAATTATAAACATGACATTGATGTGAGAGCAAAAATTTTGTACCATAGTATGAATATTTTCCATCCTACTAACTCTCCTGGGTTATGTTCCACACTTTCAAAAGTTACAGGCTATGACCCTGATTCATTTATGCATTTATCCAACCTTGAAATTGTTAAGAGAGCAATTCACTTATCCAGTAATTGTGCTAATAAAAAGGATATCATACCTATTGTTTATGACAAGGAGGATTTTAATATgaatttatttgaaaagtcTCTATTAGTTACAAACGAGGTTGATTATTTACGCAACCTTTCCTGTACAACTCGAAATGGTGTATTAGAGTCGTTATTAAACATAAAAGATAAAGTCTACGATGAACAGTATATGAATGTATTACGTCCAGCTTACCGTCCAAGCGTCGCGGCTCCGCCAATTAATATTCACGTTATGGGATCTAGAAATTTTATGATTAGAAGGGATCATGAATTGTTTGAACCTGAAATTTGTCAAAGTCTAAGCATTGTTCCACCTATCACCCAAAATAGTTTGGTCCAAAGAAATAAGGAGATGCTATTCACTGAATTACCGAAATCAGAATTATATCCTAGTCCGTTGAATAAGAGCTTTTCCTCCTACATATCTATGCCATCCATGGACAGATTTATCACTGAATCTGCtaaattgaaaaagttAGATGAGCTATTGGTACAGTTAAAGGAAGGTGACCATCGTGTATTAATTTACTTTCAGATGACTAGAATGATGGACTTGATGGAGGAATACTTAACTTACAGACAATATAACCATATCAGGTTAGATGGGTCCTCAAAATTAGAGGATCGTCGTGATTTGGTTCACGACTGGCAGACAAAATCtgatattttcattttcctATTGTCCACCAGGGCAGGTGGTTTAGGGATTAATTTAACATCTGCTGACACTGTTATATTCTATGATTCAGATTGGAATCCAACGATTGATTCTCAGGCAATGGATAGAGCTCATCGACTAGGTCAAACCAAACAAGTCACTGTTTATAGATTGTTGATCAGAGGTACTATCG
- the TRM3 gene encoding tRNA (guanosine(18)-2'-O)-methyltransferase (similar to Ashbya gossypii ADL294C) produces MDLYDRPDLSIEKQFALISKLISDGDYKTCYQILNTIECTKDILLGIGALVVEGTFNTLEDAGKKDPIHAGLDEFDDLGRLISVLPETAPEISDWLVQHLVKYMFDKPEFSGKITSLFGCSLPESATVLNMDVIFNFISAVTLNQSAEISDDPRKSILGSKDLQKLLILLHACDDESISNRASLSFRWNMGLVVANCSADVLFDEFVWSFVPTMLLDNRKASTYKNALKFWLRYLMNGTFSRHLLNFMKSDGYWHSLQMVLESTIHEHRKIGLSLLKLTLQNLPHDVWFKNKLIAWEATDTKVQLEAWKRFVTFYEIMALDTALNQLEAAAADILELFKDPSIPPSWGVLLFSTGMKSTMESVRRYSLKLMLCVKDRSVFWYNPAALRYTFMVIAMQASNFDVSKDKCTYGEELSQFVKDILVSDSHEYSISDRITLILRVIWLDRPSFDPAKIYVAFGLLKMLIETQFCILNREHISLIQNILKMEAQDTVFNTTLQAIWLEILMFTDISDTDMLPLFTAFEIHVSICGYNLIIPLFNKYKYKFPKYDPIILNNCDSVLVYLMYGVIPSDVNRAFLLKLAKVDIDHSPFSEAYQSCLQDFISGPSIGESSIDFETYDKNFDDLSYEKAYAIVSFDAIPVTTYKVLNLSSLFEFIKTSFDLRKLKLFSSLYRNTVLSGNNLLIVPIEDIYILYDTIKRSLKDGNKHARIKDNAYGAFFNICHSVVRLNSNDMVKLFSMNGIVDQIVKLASKNFFSDNDDYIGNSSIVSLFEYVFDLLEVADPDEETKYYFCTKILKTLEAIWCSVCSYRLILNQRDLHIGIIRTTFHPVALILAYDETEISEILLSCGKNFIEQAFSRRAFLPCLTNRIKRFIQTYNDFIPKERKWLTDILVASFSHQQEYVNIFTIKPVIANLFDRNFTSLQIKNGLYEYVYGPEEVSTKINVISSLLCSSDDFRHTFCVQLLTNDSNIVKPKKKTDGQEEIQRVAKWQLLLLSKLLGTFKLTNNVIKYILPCLVEESSPLVRIYAEWLVALELCENFTDEHPSQIEQILFNLMEDDRRPVVVVSAEKVCYIALRALEKNNNSGRLLRRILTMLIPNCASNKPLIRHFSNSLILCLWPEFNSMISDDTLRSIIKNLYINAQKTAIKGQYRSGDAIIWSINDDCSLTNIFGGIIMKVTDHQVPYISRSQFENYLDNPSNLLVGEDENDKWLLKRVTSTSSNSPNIQQKNSPLQTKSGAWETILDIDKKDTSVSVKRSELIVVASLVDKPPNLGGICRLCDVLGVGLLTVQDIRVKNHPQFKNVAVTADHWMPMEEVQVECIIDFMKQKKSEGYTLIGLEQTDQSVQLDHNYSFPTKSLILLGTEAEGIPGHLLSELDLCLEIKQSGIIRSMNIQTATAVVVHSYSAQHI; encoded by the coding sequence ATGGATTTATACGATAGACCTGATCTAAGCATTGAAAAACAATTTGCGTTGATTTCGAAGTTAATTTCTGATGGAGACTACAAGACTTGCTATCAAATTTTAAATACCATAGAATGTACCAAGGACATATTGTTAGGTATAGGAGCTTTGGTTGTTGAAGGTACTTTTAATACCTTGGAAGATGCTGGGAAGAAAGATCCAATACATGCTGGGCTGGATGAGTTTGATGATTTAGGTAGATTAATAAGTGTGCTTCCAGAGACGGCTCCTGAAATTTCTGATTGGCTAGTGCAGCATTTGGTGAAATACATGTTTGACAAGCCTGAGTTTTCAGGAAAAATTACATCGTTGTTTGGCTGTTCATTACCAGAATCAGCTACCGTCTTGAACATGGAtgttatttttaattttatatCTGCTGTTACTCTGAATCAATCAGCAGAAATTTCAGATGATCCACGTAAAAGCATATTAGGGTCAAAAGATTTGCAAAAATTACTCATTTTGCTTCATGCTTGTGATGATGAGTCGATATCTAACAGAGCGTCTTTGAGTTTTAGGTGGAATATGGGTCTTGTGGTTGCCAATTGTTCAGCGgatgttctttttgatgaatttgtCTGGTCCTTCGTTCCAACAATGCTACTAGACAATCGTAAAGCTTCAACGTATAAAAATGCATTAAAGTTTTGGTTGAGGTATCTAATGAATGGGACCTTTTCTAGACACTTATTGAATTTCATGAAGTCTGACGGTTACTGGCATAGTCTCCAAATGGTACTGGAAAGTACCATTCACGAACATAGGAAAATTGGTCTGTCTCTTCTTAAATTGACTTTGCAGAACCTTCCACATGACGTTTGGTTCAAAAATAAGCTGATAGCATGGGAAGCTACTGATACAAAGGTTCAATTGGAGGCTTGGAAAAGATTCGTCACATTCTATGAAATTATGGCTTTGGATACTGCCCTGAATCAAttagaagcagcagcagcagacaTTTTGGAATTGTTCAAAGATCCATCTATACCACCCTCCTGGGgtgttcttttattttcaacagGTATGAAATCTACCATGGAGTCTGTAAGGCGCTACTCACTAAAACTGATGCTTTGCGTTAAAGATAGATCAGTATTTTGGTATAACCCTGCTGCTTTAAGGTATACTTTCATGGTGATAGCAATGCAAGCTTCCAACTTTGACGTTTCTAAGGATAAGTGTACATATGGCGAAGAACTTTCTCAGTTtgttaaagatatattgGTTTCAGATTCTCACGAATATAGTATTAGTGATAGAATTACGCTCATACTACGCGTAATTTGGCTTGACAGACCTTCTTTTGATCCTGCAAAGATCTACGTTGCCTTTGGACTGCTGAAAATGCTAATTGAAACTCAGTTTTGCATTTTAAACCGTGAACACATCAGCTTGATtcagaatattttaaaaatggaaGCCCAAGATACAGTTTTCAATACAACTTTACAAGCAATATGGCTAGAAATTTTAATGTTCACTGATATCTCTGATACGGATATGCTACCATTATTTACAGCTTTTGAAATACATGTGTCGATTTGCGGCTACAATCTGATTATTCcattattcaacaaatacaaatacaaatttccaaaatacGATCCcattattttgaataactGTGATTCAGTCTTGGTGTATCTAATGTATGGTGTTATTCCAAGCGATGTCAACAGagcatttttgttgaaactgGCTAAAGTAGATATTGATCATTCCCCGTTCTCAGAAGCATACCAAAGCTGTCTACAAGATTTTATCTCCGGACCTTCAATTGGAGAATCTAgtattgattttgaaacatACGATAAAAATTTTGACGATCTTTCCTATGAGAAGGCGTATGCTATTGTATCCTTTGATGCCATACCGGTCACTACCTATAAGGTGCTTAATCTGTCATCTTTGTTTGAGTTCATCAAAACCTCCTTTGATCTGAGAAAACTTAAGTTATTTTCCAGCTTGTATCGCAACACTGTTCTATCAGGAAACAATTTGCTAATTGTGCCCATCgaagatatatatatcttatATGATACAATCAAGAGATCTTTGAAGGATGGCAATAAACATGCTCGAATCAAGGATAATGCGTATGGAgcttttttcaatatatgcCATTCCGTCGTCAGATTAAATAGTAATGATATGGTCAAGTTATTTTCTATGAATGGAATAGTGGATCAAATAGTTAAACTAGCATCCAAGAATTTTTTCtctgataatgatgattatattgggaattcatcaattgtatcattgtttgaatatgtttttgatttattagAAGTTGCAGACCCAGATGAGGAGACCAAATACTATTTTTGCACTAAAATCCTGAAAACACTGGAGGCAATATGGTGTTCTGTGTGTTCTTATAGACTTATTTTGAACCAAAGAGATCTTCATATTGGAATTATTAGAACAACTTTCCATCCAGTAGCGTTAATTTTGGCTTATGATGAAACTGAAATTTCTGAAATCCTGCTATCATGTGGTAAAAACTTTATTGAGCAAGCATTTTCACGGCGTGCATTTTTACCATGTTTAACAAATAGAATAAAGCGTTTCATTCAGACCTATAATGATTTTATCCCTAAGGAGCGCAAATGGCTTACAGATATACTGGTAGCATCGTTTTCCCACCAACAGGAATATGTCAATATTTTTACAATAAAACCTGTTATAGCCAATTTATTCGATAGGAACTTCACTAGTTTACAGATCAAAAACGGCCTATATGAATATGTTTACGGACCGGAGGAAGTCTCGACAAAGATAAATGTAATTTCATCATTACTTTGCAGTTCAGATGATTTTAGACATACTTTTTGTGTTCAGTTACTCACGAACGATTCTAATATTGTAAAgccaaagaagaaaactgatggtcaagaagaaattcaaagagTGGCTAAATGGcaattgttattattatcgaAACTTCTAGGGACATTTAAATTAACGAACAATGTTATAAAATACATTTTACCATGCCTTGTGGAAGAAAGCTCCCCATTGGTGAGAATATACGCGGAATGGCTGGTTGCTCTAGAATTGTGCGAAAATTTCACTGATGAGCATCCATCACAGATAGAACAGATTTTATTCAATCTTATGGAAGACGATAGAAGACCTGTCGTGGTTGTAAGTGCGGAAAAGGTATGCTATATTGCATTAAGGGCATTGgagaaaaacaacaactcAGGCCGTTTACTAAGAAGAATTTTAACTATGTTAATTCCAAACTGTGCATCAAACAAACCTCTAATTAGGCACTTTTCAAATTCGCTGATATTATGCTTGTGGCCTGAATTTAATTCTATGATTTCAGATGATACTTTGAGATCGATCATAAAGAACTTGTACATAAATGCACAAAAGACCGCAATAAAGGGCCAGTATAGATCAGGCGATGCAATAATTTGGAGCATAAATGATGACTGCAGCTTaactaatatatttggaggTATAATCATGAAGGTGACTGATCATCAAGTGCCATATATTTCAAGATCTCAATTCGAAAACTATTTAGACAATCCGTCTAACTTACTGGTTGgtgaagatgaaaatgataaaTGGTTATTAAAAAGGGTCACCTCTACTAGTTCAAATTCTCCGAATatccaacaaaaaaattcccCATTACAAACAAAGAGTGGTGCGTGGGAAACTATTCTAGATATagataaaaaagatacaTCTGTATCTGTAAAGCGCTCTGAGTTGATCGTAGTAGCCTCTCTCGTGGATAAACCTCCGAATCTCGGTGGCATATGCAGATTATGTGACGTCTTAGGTGTTGGACTTTTAACGGTACAAGATATTCGTGTCAAAAACCATCCGcaatttaaaaatgttgCTGTGACTGCTGACCACTGGATGCCCATGGAAGAAGTTCAAGTAGAGTGTATCATTGACTTTATGAAGCAGAAAAAATCCGAAGGATATACTTTAATAGGACTGGAACAAACAGACCAATCAGTACAACTAGATCACAACTATAGTTTCCCCACAAAGTCGTTGATTTTGCTGGGTACAGAAGCTGAAGGTATTCCAGGGCATCTCCTCAGTGAATTAGATCTGTGTTTGGAAATTAAACAGTCAGGAATTATCAGATCTATGAACATTCAAACGGCCACTGCTGTTGTAGTACACTCATACTCTGCCCAACACATCTAA
- the TMA17 gene encoding Tma17p (similar to Ashbya gossypii AGR378C) encodes MSSSGGGPSAAARPVQIDEFRTVIRDLSQQWLQRIMQEIENSVRHLQRSNDRLSRYITKLRGEQSQEQDELDREIAEDDIGQNDIQLFQDSLRENEVVLENYRERLKALDEEQLYRASGNIGGGAAMTKDVKSTLVPEFDSENADVNATAPNSVYL; translated from the coding sequence ATGTCGTCAAGTGGTGGAGGGCCCAGCGCAGCTGCGAGGCCAGTACAGATAGACGAGTTTCGGACAGTTATAAGAGACCTTTCGCAGCAGTGGTTGCAGCGGATTATGCAAGAGATTGAGAATAGTGTGAGACATTTGCAAAGATCTAATGATAGGCTTTCACGGTATATAACGAAGTTGCGCGGGGAACAGTCGCAAGAACAGGATGAACTTGATCGTGAGATTGCAGAGGACGATATCGGGCAAAATGACATACAGTTGTTTCAAGATTCTTTGAGGGAAAACGAGgttgttttggaaaattacCGGGAGCGTTTGAAGGCTTTGGATGAAGAACAACTATACCGTGCAAGTGGGAACATAGGCGGTGGTGCTGCTATGACGAAGGATGTGAAATCTACTTTAGTGCCCGAATTTGATTCTGAAAACGCTGATGTGAATGCAACGGCGCCCAACAGTGTTTATTTGTGA
- the RRP42 gene encoding exosome non-catalytic core subunit RRP42 (similar to Ashbya gossypii ADL295W), producing the protein MVLSLTEKSYLIDSLSSTPPVRSDGRAAYQFRPIEISTDFLPSSNGSARVISSDGSECVVSIKSKVINYTVDPELIVVDIDITSHRDDSPFVRSLSSMFGNLLVKTLNTDQLYLTKKHAFKIYIDVLVLSSNSYPGSLISFSIYSALNSTFLPKLVSSKDDLDVEVLPTFHDYDFVKLQFDVPLVFVVAIVGDNVIVDPSAAETDVASNGLILTWHNGKVMAPIRNVGMNNSFTRGFSMEHVTKAITFINTYAPRVVKALSV; encoded by the coding sequence ATGGTTTTATCGCTAACTGAAAAGTCATATCTGATCGACTCACTTAGTTCGACGCCTCCTGTCAGGTCCGATGGTAGGGCAGCGTATCAGTTCAGACcaattgaaatatccaCAGACTTCCTACCGAGCTCCAATGGATCTGCTCGTGTAATTAGCAGTGACGGTAGTGAATGTGTAGTTAGTATTAAATCTAAAGTCATTAATTATACGGTTGATCCTGAACTAATTGTTGTGGATATAGACATTACGAGTCATCGTGACGATTCTCCGTTTGTAAGGAGTCTTTCCTCTATGTTTGGTAATTTGCTTGTAAAAACTTTGAACACAGATCAACTTTATTTAACGAAGAAACATGCGTTCAAGATCTACATTGatgttttggttttgtcCAGTAATTCGTATCCTGGGTCGTTGATTTCATTTTCCATTTATTCTGCTTTAAATTCGACCTTTTTGCCGAAGCTGGTTTCCAGTAAAGACGATCTGGATGTTGAAGTGTTGCCTACATTCCATGATTATGACTTTGTTAAGCTACAGTTCGATGTGCCTCTTGTGTTTGTAGTAGCGATTGTTGGTGATAACGTAATAGTTGATCCTTCTGCCGCGGAGACGGATGTGGCCAGTAATGGTCTAATTTTAACATGGCATAATGGTAAGGTAATGGCGCCAATCAGGAATGTAGGCATGAATAATTCTTTTACGAGGGGTTTTAGTATGGAGCATGTCACGAAAGCAATCACCTTTATAAATACTTACGCTCCCAGAGTTGTTAAAGCACTTAGTGTGTAG
- the RRT6 gene encoding Rrt6p (similar to Ashbya gossypii AGR377C) — translation MSLFGLLLLDLLWFLTLIRCEIQGSSFTDGTLWFEIPPYKASEIDTDRLYDYQTCIRWQLNSPATVLFLQLKREDFPVHDIDPTRFGPSSVQQGRQKLQLSIHDLISGALILKDENVPTSGRTLSFSVGSLELFDICFINISSDSSWKAIDMVAALEMSVYSVDESSAFAITSITTQDMDLLSNVAKDTYLLVNPTGSGDLLISEEARRNLNESTYSWLMYRLFTLTITMFISYCIIVPIFLRILIK, via the coding sequence ATGAGCTTGTTTGGGTTATTGTTATTGGATTTGCTGTGGTTTCTCACACTGATTCGATGCGAGATCCAAGGTTCTTCATTTACCGATGGTACATTGTGGTTTGAGATACCACCATATAAGGCCTCTGAAATCGATACAGACAGGTTATATGATTACCAGACCTGCATCAGATGGCAGCTCAATTCGCCTGCTACCGTcctctttcttcaactAAAACGGGAGGATTTCCCGGTTCATGATATAGATCCGACAAGATTCGGACCTTCCTCCGTACAACAGGGGAGACAAAAACTTCAACTAAGCATTCATGACCTGATCTCTGGTGCTTTAATTCTAAAAGATGAGAATGTCCCCACTTCGGGTAGGACCTTAAGCTTTTCCGTAGGTAGTCTGGAACTGTTCGACATTTgttttataaatatatcaagCGACTCATCCTGGAAAGCCATAGATATGGTGGCGGCTTTAGAGATGTCTGTGTATTCGGTGGACGAGTCAAGTGCATTTGCTATTACTTCGATAACCACACAAGACATGGACTTATTATCTAATGTTGCAAAAGATACCTACCTTTTAGTTAACCCCACAGGCAGCGGAGACCTTTTAATATCTGAAGAAGCAAGAAGAAATCTCAATGAATCTACATATTCTTGGTTAATGTACAGACTTTTCACATTAACCATCACAATGTTCATTAGCTACTGCATTATCGTACCAATATTCCTTAGAATAttaatcaaataa